A single region of the Vanessa atalanta chromosome Z, ilVanAtal1.2, whole genome shotgun sequence genome encodes:
- the LOC125076320 gene encoding uncharacterized protein LOC125076320, whose amino-acid sequence MVRKRNRQNDNDDINQPLAQRRKQTQESANDRNSERIEPTQSSNARTIRPSVARRQKLVTLYKLMKRSTRVMEMKINNLERELQQRNERTVESQQPASSSNIVIENTPYNILNIATEKPKFDKNKNHPVTFLEDLTAYLRKIPSKGKELDLIYECLQGETRDWARLYSPQWKSLDDFKTDFLHTYWGESEQNKIRRDIVCAKWNKVQHPTMLGHFLSLTSQVRMLSFTIPEQQLVSDMIRHYPRHIQQMWAMSKGDTVIELTDFLRNLDDINKQDDGLPPHSSKPKIIKDVSNNRERYINRNDIQHPYKNRQKQDYNKNYQRQNHQTNLIHNDYTEYENDCNGDYNNVSHYNNLN is encoded by the coding sequence ATGGTTAGAAAAAGGAATAGACAAAATGACAATGATGATATCAATCAACCACTTGCGCAACGTCGCAAACAAACCCAAGAAAGTGCAAATGATCGTAATTCAGAGAGAATAGAACCCACACAAAGCAGCAATGCTAGAACCATACGACCTTCCGTTGCAAGACGACAAAAACTTGTGACACTTTACAAGTTAATGAAACGTTCAACACGTGTAATggagatgaaaattaataatttagaacggGAATTACAACAAAGAAATGAGAGGACTGTAGAGTCACAACAACCGGCGTCCTCTTCAAATATAGTCATTGAAAATActccttacaatattttaaacatagctACAGAGAAACcaaaattcgataaaaataaaaatcatcccgTCACATTTTTAGAAGATTTAACCGCGTATCTTAGAAAAATTCCAAGTAAAGGAAaagaattagatttaatttatgaatgtttacaAGGTGAAACTAGAGATTGGGCGAGACTTTACTCTCCCCAATGGAAGTCTCTAGACGACTTTAAAACTGACTTTCTTCACACTTACTGGGGAGAgtcagaacaaaataaaataagaagagaTATTGTATGTGCAAAATGGAATAAAGTACAACACCCCACCATGCTCGGTCACTTTTTAAGCCTAACTAGCCAAGTTCGAATGCTATCTTTCACCATACCAGAACAACAACTAGTTTCAGACATGATTAGGCATTATCCGAGACATATACAACAAATGTGGGCAATGTCAAAAGGAGATACAGTTATCGAATTAACTGATTTTTTGCGAAATCTCGATGACATCAATAAACAGGACGACGGATTGCCACCACATAGTTCcaaaccaaaaattataaaagatgtGAGTAATAACAGAGaacgttatattaatagaaatgatATTCAGCATCCATATAAAAATCGGCAGAAGcaagattacaataaaaattaccagCGACAAAAccatcaaacaaatttaattcacaatGATTATACTGAATATGAAAACGATTGCAATggagattataataatgtatctcattacaataatttaaactaa